One Roseomonas sp. OT10 DNA window includes the following coding sequences:
- a CDS encoding transglutaminase family protein: MPILAVRHVTTYRYRQPVKLGEHRILCRPRDAQDQRLLEASLEITPPPAELHWLLDSFGNNLAVARFAGRARELRVESRLRVEHRAVPPREALIPPEARRWPFAYDAEEIPDIARCMERHVRDPGRVVDRWARRFVRDDGPTEITALLSDMARAIREGFTYLRREERGVQEATRTLQLNSGTCRDFAVLMMEAVRSLGLAARFVSGYLHVPRRPGRDGPREGGGATHAWVQVYLPGAGWVEYDPTNAIIGSHDLIRVAVAREPYQAIPLSGSFIGFPDDDLGMEVEVSVREETPPAPRAPGRDSPGAATSAPPRSPAA, from the coding sequence ATGCCGATCCTCGCCGTCCGCCACGTCACCACCTACCGCTACCGCCAGCCGGTGAAGCTGGGGGAGCACCGCATCCTGTGCCGCCCGCGCGACGCCCAGGACCAGCGGCTGCTGGAGGCGTCGCTGGAGATCACGCCTCCCCCCGCGGAGCTGCACTGGCTGCTGGACAGCTTCGGCAACAACCTGGCCGTCGCCCGCTTCGCCGGGCGCGCGCGGGAGCTGCGGGTGGAAAGCCGGCTGCGCGTCGAGCACCGCGCGGTGCCGCCGCGCGAGGCGCTGATCCCGCCCGAGGCACGCCGCTGGCCGTTCGCCTACGATGCGGAGGAAATCCCCGACATCGCCCGCTGCATGGAGCGCCATGTCCGCGACCCGGGGCGCGTGGTGGACCGCTGGGCCCGCCGCTTCGTGCGCGACGACGGGCCGACGGAGATCACCGCCCTGCTCTCCGACATGGCACGCGCCATCCGCGAGGGCTTCACCTACCTGCGTCGCGAGGAGCGCGGCGTGCAGGAGGCGACCCGCACCCTGCAGCTGAACAGCGGCACCTGCCGCGACTTCGCGGTGCTGATGATGGAGGCGGTGCGCTCCCTCGGCCTCGCCGCCCGCTTCGTCAGCGGCTACCTGCACGTCCCCCGCCGCCCCGGGCGGGACGGCCCGCGCGAGGGCGGCGGCGCCACCCACGCCTGGGTGCAGGTCTACCTGCCCGGTGCCGGCTGGGTGGAGTACGACCCGACCAACGCGATCATCGGCAGCCACGACCTGATCCGCGTCGCGGTGGCGCGCGAGCCGTACCAGGCGATCCCGCTCTCCGGCAGCTTCATCGGCTTCCCCGACGACGACCTCGGCATGGAGGTCGAGGTGTCCGTCCGCGAGGAGACCCCGCCCGCGCCCCGCGCCCCCGGCCGGGACTCCCCCGGCGCAGCCACTTCCGCCCCGCCGCGTTCGCCCGCGGCATAG
- a CDS encoding DNA translocase FtsK — MPPRSLADRSANPPGRWAAALARFASPAVRATMRRRGGESLGMVLGLVGLALVVALYSHNPADPSLSTATSRAPTNLAGPFGAMASDVLLQGFGWAGWLPAACLLCWALRLGMHQGLKPFAGRVAALLAALPLLAAAAVQLGLPGLSYLPPGGAIGPIVRGGIDGIATGWFGPFGGLAGDIATLVLGLLLALLALGIPLVVWRRTGIAAAKQGVAVGASLGSSLGAGISARAERRRAERRPLWLLRPFRALGGALGGLLSRRREPSVQLRTLLDNAEAAAALPGEVRAAPRAARPPRLRTRPPEPAAESPGEEEAEAPELAPPPRPSRVVAPPPPPVRPAPAVRQAEPEPPRGFHLPPLELLNAPPARKATGPTEEALQNNARLLESVLEDYGVRGRIGEIRPGPVVTLYELEPAPGTKSARVIGLADDIARSMSVTAVRIATVPGRNVIGIEMPNTKRETVYLSELFTSEAWDSTPGRLSLALGKDIGGAPVIADLATMPHLLVAGTTGSGKSVAINTMILSLLYRHGPDECRFIMIDPKMLELSVYDRIPHLLAPVVTEAPKAIGALKWTVREMERRYRALSQLGVRNIAGYNKKVRDARDRGEALTRRVQTGYDPDTGKPVFEDLPLSLEPLPMIVVVIDEMADLMVVAGKEIEASVQRLAQMARAAGIHVIMATQRPSVDVITGVIKANFPARISFQVSSKIDSRTILGEMGAEQLLGQGDMLFMAGVGRMNRVHGPFVSDAEVEAIVEYLREQGEPAYVEEVTEVPDEEEGSPASGSSSSGGEQGLYDQAVDLVSREGKASTSFVQRHLNIGYNRAAKLIEQMEKDGIVGPANHVGKREVLARRSDD; from the coding sequence ATGCCGCCGCGCTCCCTTGCCGACCGATCCGCCAACCCCCCGGGCCGCTGGGCCGCCGCCCTGGCGCGCTTCGCCTCCCCGGCGGTGCGGGCGACGATGCGGCGGCGCGGCGGCGAGTCCCTGGGCATGGTGCTGGGGCTGGTCGGGCTGGCCCTGGTCGTCGCCCTCTACAGCCACAACCCGGCCGATCCGTCCCTGTCCACCGCCACCAGCCGCGCGCCGACCAACCTGGCCGGCCCCTTCGGCGCGATGGCGTCGGACGTGCTGCTGCAGGGCTTCGGCTGGGCCGGCTGGCTGCCCGCCGCCTGCCTGCTCTGCTGGGCGCTGCGGCTGGGGATGCACCAGGGGCTGAAGCCCTTCGCCGGCCGTGTCGCCGCCCTGCTCGCCGCGCTGCCGCTGCTGGCCGCCGCGGCGGTGCAGCTGGGCCTGCCGGGGCTCAGCTACCTGCCGCCGGGCGGCGCCATCGGGCCGATCGTGCGCGGCGGCATCGACGGCATCGCCACCGGCTGGTTCGGGCCCTTCGGCGGCTTGGCGGGCGACATCGCCACCCTGGTGCTGGGCCTGCTGCTGGCGCTGCTGGCGCTGGGCATCCCGCTGGTGGTCTGGCGCCGCACCGGCATCGCCGCGGCGAAGCAGGGCGTGGCCGTGGGCGCCTCGCTCGGCTCCTCGCTGGGGGCGGGCATCTCCGCCCGCGCCGAGCGCCGGCGGGCGGAGCGGCGGCCCCTCTGGCTGCTGCGGCCCTTCCGGGCCCTGGGCGGGGCGCTGGGCGGGCTGCTCAGCCGGCGGCGCGAGCCCTCCGTGCAGTTGCGCACCCTGCTGGACAATGCCGAGGCCGCCGCGGCCCTGCCCGGGGAGGTCCGCGCCGCGCCGCGCGCGGCCCGGCCGCCCCGCCTCCGCACCCGCCCGCCGGAGCCGGCGGCCGAGTCGCCGGGCGAGGAGGAGGCGGAGGCGCCGGAGCTGGCCCCGCCGCCCCGCCCCAGCCGTGTCGTCGCCCCGCCACCGCCGCCCGTCCGGCCGGCTCCGGCGGTGCGCCAGGCCGAGCCGGAACCGCCGCGCGGCTTCCACCTGCCGCCGCTGGAGCTGCTGAACGCGCCCCCCGCGCGGAAGGCCACCGGCCCGACCGAGGAGGCGCTGCAGAACAACGCCCGGCTGCTGGAGAGCGTGCTGGAGGATTACGGCGTGCGCGGCCGGATCGGCGAGATCCGCCCCGGCCCGGTCGTCACCCTCTACGAGCTGGAGCCGGCGCCGGGCACCAAGTCGGCGCGGGTCATCGGCCTCGCGGACGACATCGCGCGGTCGATGTCGGTGACCGCGGTGCGCATCGCCACCGTGCCGGGCCGCAACGTCATCGGCATCGAGATGCCGAACACCAAGCGGGAGACGGTGTACCTCTCCGAGCTCTTCACCTCCGAGGCCTGGGATTCCACGCCGGGCCGGCTGAGCCTCGCGCTGGGCAAGGACATCGGCGGCGCGCCGGTGATCGCCGACCTCGCCACCATGCCGCACCTGCTGGTCGCGGGCACGACGGGTTCGGGCAAGTCGGTCGCGATCAACACCATGATCCTGTCGCTGCTCTACCGGCACGGGCCGGACGAGTGCCGCTTCATCATGATCGACCCGAAGATGCTGGAGCTGTCCGTCTACGACCGCATCCCGCACCTGCTCGCCCCTGTGGTGACGGAGGCGCCCAAGGCGATCGGCGCGCTGAAGTGGACGGTCCGCGAGATGGAGCGCCGCTACCGCGCCCTCTCCCAGCTCGGCGTGCGCAACATCGCCGGCTACAACAAGAAGGTGCGCGACGCGCGCGACCGCGGCGAGGCGCTGACCCGGCGCGTGCAGACCGGCTACGACCCCGACACCGGCAAGCCGGTCTTCGAGGACCTGCCGCTCTCGCTCGAGCCGCTGCCCATGATCGTCGTCGTCATCGACGAGATGGCGGACCTGATGGTGGTGGCAGGCAAGGAGATCGAGGCCTCCGTCCAGCGCCTGGCCCAGATGGCGCGCGCCGCCGGCATCCACGTCATCATGGCGACGCAGCGCCCCTCGGTGGACGTCATCACCGGCGTCATCAAGGCGAACTTCCCGGCGCGCATCAGCTTCCAGGTCTCGTCCAAGATCGACAGCCGCACCATCCTGGGCGAGATGGGCGCCGAGCAGCTCCTCGGCCAGGGCGACATGCTGTTCATGGCCGGCGTCGGCCGCATGAACCGCGTCCACGGCCCCTTCGTCTCCGACGCGGAGGTGGAGGCGATCGTCGAGTACCTGCGCGAGCAGGGCGAGCCCGCCTATGTCGAGGAGGTCACCGAGGTTCCCGACGAGGAGGAGGGCAGCCCCGCCAGCGGCAGCAGCAGCAGCGGGGGCGAGCAGGGCCTCTACGACCAAGCGGTGGACCTGGTGTCGCGCGAGGGCAAGGCCAGCACCTCCTTCGTCCAGCGCCACCTGAACATCGGCTACAACCGCGCCGCCAAGCTGATCGAGCAGATGGAGAAGGACGGCATCGTCGGCCCGGCCAACCATGTCGGCAAGCGCGAGGTCCTGGCCCGGCGCTCGGACGACTGA
- a CDS encoding N-formylglutamate amidohydrolase, producing the protein MEEELPPPVTAVNAAGGSPLVLLCEHASNFIPARYAGLGLMERDLTRHIAWDPGAAPLARLLSERLDAPLFLSGYSRLLIDCNRPPGAPTSIPVRSEATDIPGNAAITPEERAAREAAYFLPFRDAVAAHLDARQAAGRPTLLLGVHSFTPVFLGEVRPWQAGILYAGAKDFAAALLDGLRAQPDLTVGDNEPYRIEPEHDHTVPVHGDARSIPAALLEIRQDLIADDAGVAEWADRLTPMLARITRQAPALGG; encoded by the coding sequence ATGGAGGAGGAGCTGCCCCCGCCCGTCACCGCGGTGAACGCGGCCGGGGGATCGCCGCTGGTGCTGCTCTGCGAGCACGCATCCAACTTCATCCCCGCCCGCTACGCCGGGCTGGGGCTGATGGAGCGCGACCTGACCCGGCACATCGCCTGGGACCCCGGCGCGGCGCCGCTGGCCCGGCTGCTGTCGGAGCGGCTGGACGCGCCGCTCTTCCTCTCCGGCTATTCGCGCCTGCTGATCGACTGCAACCGCCCACCCGGCGCCCCCACCTCCATCCCCGTCCGCAGCGAGGCGACGGACATCCCCGGCAATGCGGCCATCACGCCGGAGGAGCGGGCAGCGCGCGAGGCGGCCTACTTCCTCCCCTTCCGCGACGCCGTGGCGGCGCATCTCGACGCCCGCCAGGCGGCGGGACGCCCCACCCTGCTGCTGGGCGTGCACAGCTTCACCCCCGTCTTCCTGGGCGAGGTCCGCCCCTGGCAGGCCGGCATCCTCTACGCCGGGGCAAAAGACTTCGCCGCCGCCCTGCTCGACGGGCTGCGGGCGCAGCCGGACCTGACCGTGGGCGACAACGAGCCCTATCGCATCGAACCGGAGCACGACCACACCGTGCCCGTCCACGGCGACGCCCGCAGCATCCCCGCCGCCCTGCTGGAAATCCGCCAGGACCTGATCGCGGACGACGCCGGCGTGGCGGAATGGGCCGACCGGCTGACGCCCATGCTCGCGCGCATCACACGACAGGCGCCGGCACTGGGCGGGTAG
- a CDS encoding tripartite tricarboxylate transporter substrate-binding protein, with translation MTLHRRGLLALTAGALAAPRLARAAWAPDRPISFQVGFPPGGNIDYVARLLAKELTPRLGQSVVVENRTGASGNLATQAMLRAPADGHTIGFAAIHLATNPFLVPLGYDPAEIDPLTQIGDVPVLFLASTASGLRDVAAAVAAAKEAKGDITFSSGGIGTSSHLAAELFARRAGFTFTHVPFRGGGPSMQALLAGQTALSFTVAEAAIPENVAAGKIRGLAVMQRERLAAMPDMPSIAEAGYGPEVFISSWHGVMLRAGTPQPARERLFAAIADAVRGPEMVQGLRRAAIEPAVSESPAAFKAFVQSETERWGKVIREAGITAQ, from the coding sequence ATGACACTGCATCGCCGGGGGCTGCTCGCCCTCACCGCCGGGGCGCTTGCCGCGCCCCGCCTGGCCCGCGCCGCCTGGGCGCCGGACCGGCCGATCTCCTTCCAGGTCGGCTTCCCGCCCGGCGGCAACATCGACTACGTCGCGCGGCTGCTGGCCAAGGAGCTGACGCCGCGCCTGGGGCAGAGCGTGGTGGTGGAGAACCGCACCGGCGCATCGGGCAACCTCGCCACCCAGGCGATGCTGCGCGCCCCCGCCGACGGGCACACCATCGGCTTCGCGGCGATCCACCTCGCCACCAACCCCTTCCTGGTGCCGCTGGGCTACGATCCGGCGGAGATCGACCCGCTGACCCAGATCGGCGACGTGCCCGTGCTGTTCCTGGCCAGCACCGCCTCCGGCCTGCGCGACGTGGCGGCGGCGGTGGCGGCGGCGAAGGAGGCGAAGGGCGACATCACCTTCTCCTCCGGCGGCATCGGCACCTCCTCCCACCTCGCGGCGGAGCTCTTCGCGCGGCGGGCGGGATTCACCTTCACCCACGTCCCCTTCCGTGGCGGCGGGCCCTCGATGCAGGCGCTGCTGGCGGGGCAGACCGCGCTCTCCTTCACCGTGGCCGAGGCCGCGATCCCGGAGAACGTCGCCGCCGGCAAGATCCGGGGCCTGGCCGTGATGCAGCGCGAGCGGCTGGCGGCGATGCCCGACATGCCCAGCATCGCCGAGGCGGGCTATGGCCCCGAGGTCTTCATCAGCTCCTGGCACGGCGTCATGCTGCGCGCCGGCACGCCGCAGCCGGCGCGGGAGCGGCTGTTCGCGGCGATCGCCGACGCCGTGCGCGGCCCGGAGATGGTCCAGGGGCTGCGCCGCGCCGCGATCGAGCCGGCGGTCAGCGAATCCCCCGCCGCCTTCAAGGCCTTCGTCCAGAGCGAGACGGAACGCTG
- a CDS encoding GntR family transcriptional regulator translates to MPKPAAHHEAETLSTPAYARVRERLREEILAGDWPAGEHRTLAQLGARHGLSLSPIREALLHLQGEGLVELRQHRGAVVPLLDAALLADLYDLRAALQSLQARRAAERATAAELARMAEHVAGFAAAAARKAVDEALAQNDAFHTLIDAAARNPQASAVYRARSAFVNTARRRLGYGPGRMGEADTQHRALLAAITARQAETAARLAFEHAQAARRDLIARLEQSAG, encoded by the coding sequence ATGCCCAAACCCGCCGCGCACCACGAGGCCGAGACCCTCTCCACCCCGGCCTATGCCCGGGTGCGCGAACGGCTCCGCGAGGAAATCCTGGCCGGCGACTGGCCCGCCGGGGAGCACCGCACCCTCGCCCAGCTCGGCGCCCGGCATGGCCTCTCGCTCAGCCCGATCCGCGAGGCGCTGCTGCACCTCCAGGGCGAGGGGCTGGTGGAGCTGCGCCAGCACCGCGGCGCCGTCGTGCCGCTGCTCGACGCGGCGCTGCTGGCCGACCTCTACGACCTGCGCGCCGCGCTGCAGTCGCTCCAGGCCCGGCGCGCCGCCGAGCGGGCGACGGCGGCGGAGCTGGCGCGCATGGCGGAGCACGTGGCGGGATTCGCTGCCGCCGCCGCCCGGAAGGCGGTGGACGAGGCTCTGGCGCAGAACGACGCCTTCCACACGCTGATCGACGCCGCCGCGCGCAACCCGCAGGCCAGCGCCGTCTACCGCGCGCGCAGCGCCTTCGTGAACACCGCGCGCCGCCGCCTCGGCTACGGGCCCGGCCGCATGGGCGAGGCGGACACGCAGCACCGCGCCCTGCTCGCCGCCATCACGGCACGGCAGGCGGAGACCGCCGCCCGCCTGGCCTTCGAGCACGCCCAGGCGGCGCGACGCGACCTGATCGCCCGGCTGGAGCAGAGCGCGGGCTGA
- a CDS encoding transglutaminase-like domain-containing protein, giving the protein MLIRCGYEISYDCWQEVPMVLMLGLVQDRLPDLRSPLQMTFNKEVRAHSYYDGFGNFCTRVVAPPGRFTVSADFLMHDSGLHDPIAADAVQHEVADLPDDVMVYLLGSRYCETDKLTDEAWSLFGHTPLGWARVQAICDHVHNRIRFGYEFARATKTAFEANQEQRGVCRDYTHLAVAFCRCMNIPARYVTGYLGDIGVPPVDYPMDFSAWFEVYLGGRWHTFDARHNTPRIGRILMARGRDATDVAISTAFGRAQLAGFNVITDEVTDEAAALARYNPA; this is encoded by the coding sequence ATGCTCATCCGCTGCGGCTACGAAATCTCCTACGATTGCTGGCAGGAGGTCCCGATGGTCCTGATGCTCGGCCTCGTCCAGGACCGGCTGCCGGATCTGCGCTCGCCGCTGCAGATGACCTTCAACAAGGAGGTCCGCGCGCACAGCTACTATGACGGCTTCGGCAACTTCTGCACCCGCGTGGTGGCGCCGCCGGGCCGCTTCACCGTCTCCGCCGACTTCCTGATGCACGACAGCGGGCTGCACGACCCGATCGCCGCCGACGCCGTGCAGCACGAGGTGGCCGACCTGCCGGACGACGTCATGGTCTACCTGCTCGGCAGCCGCTACTGCGAGACGGACAAGCTGACCGACGAGGCTTGGTCGCTCTTCGGCCATACCCCCCTGGGCTGGGCGCGGGTGCAGGCGATCTGCGACCATGTCCACAACCGGATCCGGTTCGGCTACGAGTTCGCCCGCGCCACCAAGACCGCCTTCGAGGCGAACCAGGAGCAGCGCGGCGTCTGCCGCGACTACACCCACCTCGCCGTCGCCTTCTGCCGCTGCATGAACATCCCGGCGCGCTACGTCACCGGCTATCTCGGCGACATCGGCGTGCCGCCGGTGGACTACCCGATGGACTTCTCCGCCTGGTTCGAGGTCTATCTCGGGGGCCGCTGGCACACCTTCGACGCCCGCCACAACACGCCGCGCATCGGCCGCATCCTGATGGCGCGCGGGCGCGACGCCACCGACGTCGCCATCTCCACCGCCTTCGGCCGGGCGCAGCTGGCCGGCTTCAACGTCATCACCGACGAGGTGACGGACGAGGCCGCGGCCCTCGCCCGCTACAACCCGGCCTGA
- a CDS encoding SMP-30/gluconolactonase/LRE family protein — MQNRIARVLEIAPARTVGECPVWDAGTERLWWVDINRPALHRSVPATGETETWEMPESIGSFALCRSGALLVALRSGVYRFDPRDRALDRYAAPEPDRPENRLNDGKASPEGRFVVGSMDDRPEKEAIAGLYAISPGGGVSRLASGLTVSNGLAWSPDGRTLWHSDSRQEKIWCWDYDPVTGEVAHQRLVASPDTPTGRPDGAATDAEGGYWSAGVSAGVLNRWLPDGTLDRVVTLPVSSPTMPCFGGPGLRTLYVTSLRRPDDPPVEGSILELDVGVAGAPVGRFAD; from the coding sequence ATGCAAAATCGAATCGCGCGGGTGCTGGAGATCGCCCCGGCCCGGACGGTCGGCGAATGCCCCGTCTGGGATGCCGGGACCGAACGGCTGTGGTGGGTGGACATCAACCGCCCCGCCCTGCACCGCTCCGTCCCCGCGACCGGCGAGACCGAGACCTGGGAGATGCCGGAATCGATCGGTAGCTTCGCCCTCTGCCGCTCCGGCGCGCTGCTGGTGGCGCTGCGCTCCGGCGTCTATCGCTTCGACCCGCGCGACCGCGCGCTGGACCGCTACGCCGCGCCGGAGCCCGACCGGCCGGAGAACCGGCTGAACGACGGCAAGGCCAGCCCAGAGGGGCGCTTCGTCGTGGGCTCGATGGACGACCGGCCGGAGAAGGAGGCGATCGCCGGGCTCTATGCCATCTCGCCCGGTGGCGGGGTGTCGCGGCTGGCCTCGGGCCTCACCGTCTCCAACGGCCTCGCCTGGAGCCCGGACGGGCGGACCCTGTGGCATTCCGACAGCCGGCAGGAGAAGATCTGGTGCTGGGACTACGACCCGGTGACCGGGGAGGTCGCGCACCAGCGACTCGTCGCCTCGCCCGACACCCCGACCGGCCGCCCCGACGGCGCCGCCACGGATGCGGAGGGCGGCTACTGGTCCGCGGGCGTCTCCGCCGGGGTGCTGAACCGCTGGCTGCCGGACGGCACGCTCGACCGGGTGGTGACGCTGCCGGTGTCCAGCCCCACCATGCCCTGCTTCGGCGGGCCCGGCCTGCGCACCCTCTACGTCACCAGCCTGCGCCGCCCGGACGATCCGCCGGTGGAGGGCAGCATCCTCGAGCTGGACGTGGGCGTGGCGGGGGCGCCGGTGGGGCGGTTCGCGGACTGA
- a CDS encoding sterol desaturase family protein, which produces MFDALRDLLDGVTNWAFTAALQPLLYELGLMAWEEEALNWLGFVVFGLLQVAVVYAICRPLEAWRPVEPRAESGKIRTDIVYTLLARLGLLPLLAFVLLSGVGIWLNAALADLGWVPPSLESALPWLRDHQFVAFLLYVAILDLGEYWRHRLQHSLPWWWALHSIHHAQTQMTFWTDDRNHVIDDLIGALWLGGLALAIGVPPEQFPLIVLLLRLAEALSHANLRLSFGRIGERLVVSPRFHRLHHGVLSAGQTGRNYAVLLPVWDWIFGTADWKRDAFPETGDPEAPEALVSGGWWRQQVVGARRMWAALRGREAEATPRGAAAGRRA; this is translated from the coding sequence ATGTTCGACGCGCTGCGCGACCTGCTGGACGGGGTCACCAACTGGGCCTTCACCGCCGCCCTGCAGCCCCTGCTCTACGAGCTGGGGCTGATGGCCTGGGAGGAGGAGGCGCTGAACTGGCTGGGCTTCGTGGTCTTCGGCCTGCTGCAGGTGGCCGTGGTCTACGCCATCTGCCGGCCGCTCGAGGCCTGGCGGCCGGTCGAGCCCCGGGCCGAGAGCGGCAAGATCCGCACGGACATCGTCTATACCCTGCTGGCCCGGCTGGGGCTGCTGCCTCTCCTCGCCTTCGTGCTGCTCTCCGGGGTGGGGATCTGGCTGAATGCCGCGCTGGCCGATCTCGGCTGGGTGCCGCCCTCGCTGGAGAGCGCGCTTCCCTGGCTGCGCGACCACCAGTTCGTCGCCTTCCTCCTCTACGTCGCCATCCTCGACCTGGGCGAGTACTGGCGCCACCGCCTGCAGCACAGCCTGCCCTGGTGGTGGGCGCTGCATTCCATCCACCACGCCCAGACCCAGATGACCTTCTGGACGGACGACCGGAACCACGTCATCGACGACCTGATCGGCGCGCTCTGGCTGGGTGGCCTGGCCCTGGCGATCGGCGTGCCGCCGGAGCAGTTCCCGCTGATCGTGCTGCTGCTGCGGCTGGCGGAAGCCCTCTCCCACGCCAACCTGCGCCTGTCCTTCGGGCGGATCGGCGAACGGCTGGTGGTCTCGCCGCGCTTCCACCGGCTGCACCACGGCGTGCTCTCGGCCGGGCAGACGGGGCGCAACTACGCCGTGCTGCTGCCGGTCTGGGACTGGATCTTCGGCACCGCCGACTGGAAGCGCGACGCCTTCCCCGAGACGGGAGACCCGGAGGCCCCGGAGGCGCTGGTCTCCGGCGGCTGGTGGCGGCAGCAGGTGGTGGGCGCCCGGCGCATGTGGGCGGCGCTGCGCGGCCGCGAGGCCGAGGCGACCCCGCGCGGGGCGGCCGCCGGACGCAGGGCCTGA